DNA sequence from the Bradyrhizobium diazoefficiens genome:
TCGAGGGTCGCGATCGGCAAGGGTTCGGTCACGATCAGGAAAGCGCCGACCGGCACGATCCGGCGTCGAATCCAACCCAGCGGTCCCGTATGCGAGATGCCGCTCGCCAAAAGAACCTGCGACGCGCGAAGCCTGCCTTTTGGGGTCTCGATCTCGTGGCCTCCGCCGGCGGCGAGTCGCAGGGCCGTCATCGGCGTATGCTCGTGAATCTCGACGCCGCGCCGCACTGCGGCTTCCGCAAGACCGCGGACGAAGCGTCCGACGTGCATGCCGGCGCTCTTGCGGTAGATGAGTCCGCCGTAATAGCGCTGCGATCCCACCTCGCCCGCGAGATCAGCACGGCTCACCATCGTCGTGTCGGGATCGACATTGGCGGCCAGCAATTCCTGGCTGCGCGCCAGCTTGTCGTAGTGCTCGGGCTTTGCCGCAAGCTTGATCTTGCCGACGCGCGCGAAGCTGCAGTCAATCTTCTCCTCGGCCACCAGACGCTCGACCGTATCGACCCCGGCGTCGAAGGCCCGATAGAGCCGGTCGGCGACCTCCTTGCCGAGCTTGGCCGAGAGCGTGCCGTAGTCCTGAGCGAATCCGTTGTTGCACATTCCGCCGTTCCGGCCGGACGCTGCGTGCCCGATCGTCTCGGCTTCAAGCAGCACGACGCGCGCGCCCTTCTTGGCGAGAGCCAGAGCGGCAGAGGAGCCGGTTAGGCCGCCGCCAATCACTGCGACGTCGCAGTTGCCCTGCATCGGTCCTGCAGCGGCGCTCGTGAACGGCTCCGATGTGTCCAGCCAATAGGATGTAAGCTTCATACCTCGGCCCCGAATTCTCGCCTAATGAATGCTGGGCGTCCGCACATCACGGGCGACCCTGAGAGCCTACCAGCCGCGCATCCGCGGCCATTGCGCCTCGATAGCGTCGCTCCCGGCGGAGACGACATTGTACAGCTCGTGTTGCGAGGCCGTTGCGCAGGCGTGATTGGGCAGGATCCTGACCTTCGCGCCGATCGAAATATCCGGCAAAGCGTGCGCCGATCCGGATCTGACAGCGAGGATGCCGTGCTCCTGGCTCGCCTGCGCGACGATCAGGTCGGGATAGATCTTGCCGGAGAGATCGCAGACGAGGCCGTAGCCCTGGTCGACCCGCTGCGCCGCAGTGCCGCGATCTCGCGACAGGGCCATCCAGCCCGCATCGACCAAAATCCAGCCCTTCTCCGGCTTCGTGCCGATCACGGTAGCGAGCACCGAGATCGCGATGTCATCAGTCGTGCAGACACCGGCGCCGTGCATCACCAGATCGAAAAACATGTAGACGCCGGCCCGCATCTCCGTAACGCCGGTCAGGTCTTCGGCGAAATGCGCGGTCGGCGTCGAACCGACACTCACGACGGGGCATTCATGCCCCGCCGCCCGCAACGTCTCTGCGGCGGCGACAGCCACGGCACGCTCGTTCTCCGCAGCTGCGACAAGCGCCTCGGGCGTGCGGAGGCTATAGGATTCGCCGGCATGGGTGAGAATGCCGGCGAGCTTGACGCCGGCCTCGGCCATGGCGGCCGCGACGCCGATGAGCTTGGGATCGGTCGGGCTCAGCCCGCCACGGTGACCGTCGCAGTCGATCTCGATGAAGGCGGACGGCGTCACACCGACGGCGCGGCCGGCCGCGCCGAGCATCGTCGCCTGTTCAGGCGAATCGAGCAGCACCTTGAGATCGATGCCTGCTTTCCGCAGACGCATTGCTCTCTCGGCGGTGTGCAGTGCCAGACCCACGGCATAAGTCATGTCCTTGAAACCGTGGTGCGCAAAGTACTCCGCCTCCTCCAAGGTGGAGACGGTGATCGGCCCCGGCTCGGACGGATAGGCACGTCGGGCGACATCAATGGATTTCGCGGTTTTCATATGGGGACGCAGCACGACACCTCCCGGGGCCCTGCGAGAGGACAAACGGGCGAGATTGCGATCCAGCCGATCCCTGTCCAGCAGGAGCGCCGGTGTTGCCAACGCGCCGACTGTCGTGGCCGTCTCGCCGTTCTGGATATTCGTTCCGCGCGTGTCCTGGCGTAGCACTTTGATGTCCTTCTAGCCGAACGACTGGTTCGCGATCGCGAAGGTGCGCGCCAGCCCGGTTGATGGAGCCGGTGTCCCTAAGATCATGGT
Encoded proteins:
- a CDS encoding FAD-binding oxidoreductase; protein product: MKLTSYWLDTSEPFTSAAAGPMQGNCDVAVIGGGLTGSSAALALAKKGARVVLLEAETIGHAASGRNGGMCNNGFAQDYGTLSAKLGKEVADRLYRAFDAGVDTVERLVAEEKIDCSFARVGKIKLAAKPEHYDKLARSQELLAANVDPDTTMVSRADLAGEVGSQRYYGGLIYRKSAGMHVGRFVRGLAEAAVRRGVEIHEHTPMTALRLAAGGGHEIETPKGRLRASQVLLASGISHTGPLGWIRRRIVPVGAFLIVTEPLPIATLDRLLPRRRMAVDTKNLVNYFRTTPDNRLLFGGRARFAISNPASDEKSGAILQAALHDVFPELRSVRIDYCWGGMVDMTRDRLPRAGERNGIYYSMGYSGHGTQMSTLMGTIMADVMDGRTELNPWKDFVWPAIPGHLGRPWFLPLVGAYYQIKDRFQ
- a CDS encoding alanine racemase, producing MQNGETATTVGALATPALLLDRDRLDRNLARLSSRRAPGGVVLRPHMKTAKSIDVARRAYPSEPGPITVSTLEEAEYFAHHGFKDMTYAVGLALHTAERAMRLRKAGIDLKVLLDSPEQATMLGAAGRAVGVTPSAFIEIDCDGHRGGLSPTDPKLIGVAAAMAEAGVKLAGILTHAGESYSLRTPEALVAAAENERAVAVAAAETLRAAGHECPVVSVGSTPTAHFAEDLTGVTEMRAGVYMFFDLVMHGAGVCTTDDIAISVLATVIGTKPEKGWILVDAGWMALSRDRGTAAQRVDQGYGLVCDLSGKIYPDLIVAQASQEHGILAVRSGSAHALPDISIGAKVRILPNHACATASQHELYNVVSAGSDAIEAQWPRMRGW